Proteins encoded together in one Manis pentadactyla isolate mManPen7 chromosome 6, mManPen7.hap1, whole genome shotgun sequence window:
- the LOC130684078 gene encoding uncharacterized protein C2orf66-like isoform X2, with product MPSSEELMMKKDLVPTSGSPCGGRRDTWKQILIQQAQLHSTIPKAFLLLCVGLALLALAHGAMLRNEEKWKPLNNSQNRDLFFRILCAYFKGRGLDLGRFPNTFVMNENPRPVCFESEFIASAFADYEEQKNSFPNFLKG from the exons ATGCCAAGTTCTGAAGAACTGATGATGAAAAAAGACCTGGTGCCTACTTCAGGAAGTCCATGTGGGGGACGAAGAGACACGTGGAAGCAAATCCTAATTCAGCAAG CTCAGCTTCATTCCACCATTCCCAAAGCATTCCTGCTGCTGTGTGTTGGCCTGGCACTACTCGCGCTTGCTCATGGAGCCATGCTGAGAAAcgaagagaaatggaaaccccTCAACAACTCCCAAAACCGAGATCTG tttttcagaATCCTTTGTGCATATTTTAAGGGAAGAGGTCTTGATCTTGGGAGGTTCCCAAATACTTTCGTCATGAATGAGAATCCCAGACCTGTGTGTTTTGAATCAGAATTTATTGCTTCTGCGTTTGCAGATTATGAGGAGCAGAAAAACTCCTTTCCCAATTTCCTCAAAGGCTGA